One window from the genome of Labeo rohita strain BAU-BD-2019 chromosome 10, IGBB_LRoh.1.0, whole genome shotgun sequence encodes:
- the LOC127172405 gene encoding olfactory receptor 1500-like encodes MSSVQSDSSTNETFVRPATFFISDFSNIPHARYYYVFLSLVYVMTVLGNSFIMCIIYLAHRLHTAKYIAVFHLALSDLCGSSALIPKIIDMFLFDHQVVSYEACLTNMFFVYHFMNLQSLTLLALAYDRLVAICFPLRYHAIVTKPAMFLIIGVMWIVSMTVFSVLVGLVNRMSFCRSNVINSYFCDYAPICGLACNDISINILMGKISYGLLICTPLILIVISYFCISVALLKIAHGADRIKAIKTCTSHLILVAMFYLPILCNVLASVTTPLHPNVQKINNSLAQTIPPMLNPIIYTLKTEEVMQSIKELYKRSKVNSTKGRKIKAVG; translated from the coding sequence ATGAGCTCTGTGCAGTCAGACTCCTCTACAAATGAGACCTTTGTTCGTCCTGCtacattttttatcagtgacttTTCTAATATTCCACATGCAAGATACTATTATGTTTTCCTCTCTTTGGTATATGTTATGACTGTTTTGGGGAATTCATTTATCATGTGTATCATTTATTTGGCCCACAGGCTTCACACAGCCaaatacattgctgtttttcatCTGGCACTTTCTGATCTGTGTGGAAGCTCAGCTTTGATTCCAAAAATCATagacatgtttttatttgaccatCAGGTTGTTTCATATGAAGCGTGtttaacaaatatgttttttgtataTCATTTCATGAATCTGCAATCTTTGACACTACTCGCTTTGGCTTATGACAGACTGGTTGCTATTTGTTTTCCTTTAAGGTATCATGCCATTGTAACCAAACCAGCTATGTTTCTGATCATAGGTGTGATGTGGATTGTATCTATgacagttttttctgtacttgTAGGTTTGGTGAATAGAATGTCTTTTTGCAGGTCTAATGTAattaatagttatttttgtgATTATGCCCCAATCTGTGGACTAGCTTGTAATGATATTTCCATAAATATTTTGATGGGTAAAATTTCCTATGGTCTCCTGATTTGCACACCACTCATATTGATCGTCATCTCATATTTCTGCATTTCTGTGGCTCTGCTTAAGATTGCTCATGGTGCTGATCGGATCAAGGCCATAAAGACCTGTACCTCACATCTTATATTGGTGGCAATGTTTTATCTCCCAATTTTATGCAATGTCCTTGCATCTGTAACAACACCTTTGCATCCAAATGTCCAGAAAATTAACAACTCTCTGGCACAGACAATACCACCTATGCTGAATCCCATCATATACACTCTAAAGACAGAGGAGGTCATGCAATCCATAAAAGAACTGTACAAACGCAGCAAAGTGAATTCAACCAAAGGAAGAAAAATTAAAGCAGTAggataa
- the LOC127171878 gene encoding olfactory receptor 19-like, translating to MNLDFTENRNISIPSYFYITGLSGIPHMRYYYIFLFFVYFISLLGNSCLMCVIVMDRNLHTPKYISVFNLSLTDICESTAVIPQLLDTFLFGNQLIPYGLCMSNMFSNMLFFTVQSLTLAVLSYDRLVAISLPLRYHMIVTHRSMLVMIGASWTLALLLTMIGAIFMSRLSFCKVIVTVNSFYCDHGPIYRSACNNNFPSSVVASLFPAIILGFPVAFIIFSYTCIAVTLFKITTPQDRKRATKTCTAHLLLVAIFYVPITFTYALSSFINANTRIFNLSLTTVLPPMLNPIIYTFMTEEFMVSVKRLLKRRVTFLSWK from the coding sequence ATGAATCTCGATTTCACTGAAAACAGGAATATTTCTATTCCATCTTACTTCTACATCACTGGTTTGTCTGGTATACCTCACATGAGATACTATTACATATTTCTGTTCTTtgtctattttatttctctGCTTGGAAACTCCTGCCTCATGTGTGTTATTGTTATGGACCGAAATCTTCACACTCCTAAATATATCTCTGTCTTTAATTTATCACTAACAGACATTTGTGAGAGTACGGCTGTGATCCCTCAGCTGCTGGACACGTTTTTGTTTGGGAATCAGTTGATCCCGTATGGATTGTGCATGTCAAATATGTTCTccaatatgttattttttacagtgcaatcaCTAACTCTTGCTGTTCTCTCATATGACAGATTAGTTGCTATTTCATTACCATTGAGGTATCATATGATTGTGACCCACAGATCAATGCTTGTTATGATTGGTGCTTCATGGACACTAGCACTGTTGCTAACAATGATCGGAGCAATTTTTATGAGCAGACTTTCTTTCTGCAAAGTTATTGTCACCGTTAATAGTTTCTACTGTGATCATGGTCCTATATATCGTTCTGCTTGTAACAATAATTTCCCAAGCTCTGTGGTAGCCAGTTTGTTCCCAGCAATCATCCTTGGGTTTCCAGTAGCTTTTATTATCTTTTCATATACATGCATTGCTGTGACATTGTTTAAAATCACGACCCCACAAGACCGTAAAAGAGCCACAAAGACATGTACTGCTCATTTATTATTAGTGGCTATATTTTATGTACCCATCACTTTTACATATGCTCTTTCTTCATTTATAAACGCTAACACAAGGATTTTTAATCTCTCTTTGACCACTGTACTTCCTCCAATGCTTAACCCAATAATCTACACATTCAtgacagaggagttcatggtgTCTGTGAAAAGACTTCTTAAAAGACGAGTCACATTTCTGTCTTGGAAATAA
- the LOC127172406 gene encoding olfactory receptor 1500-like, whose product MSSVQSDSSTNETFVRPATFFISDFSNIPHARYHYVFLSLVYVMTVLGNSFIMCIIYLARRLHTAKYIAVFHLALSDLCGSSALIPKIIDMFLFDHQVVSYEACLTNMFFVYHFMNLQSLTLLALAYDRLVAICFPLRYHAIVTKPAMFLIIGMMWIVSMTVFSVLVGLVNRMSFCRSNVINSYFCDYAPICGLACNDISINILMGNISYGLLICTPLILIVISYFCISMALLNIAHGADRIKAIKTCTSHLILVAMFYLPILCNVVASVTTPLHPNVQIINNSLAQTIPPMLNPIIYTLKTEEVMQSIKELYKRSKVNSTKGRKMKAVG is encoded by the coding sequence ATGAGCTCTGTGCAGTCAGACTCCTCTACAAATGAGACCTTTGTTCGTCCTGCtacattttttatcagtgatTTTTCTAATATTCCACATGCAAGATACCATTATGTTTTCCTCTCTCTGGTATATGTTATGACTGTTTTGGGGAATTCATTTATCATGTGTATCATATATTTGGCCCGCAGGCTTCACACAGCCaaatacattgctgtttttcatCTGGCACTTTCTGATCTGTGTGGAAGCTCAGCTTTGATTCCAAAAATCATagacatgtttttatttgaccatCAGGTTGTTTCATATGAAGCGTGtttaacaaatatgttttttgtataTCATTTCATGAATCTGCAATCTTTGACACTACTCGCTTTGGCTTATGACAGACTGGTTGCTATTTGTTTTCCTCTACGGTATCATGCCATTGTAACCAAACCAGCCATGTTTCTGATCATAGGGATGATGTGGATTGTATCTATgacagttttttctgtacttgTAGGTTTGGTGAATAGAATGTCTTTTTGCAGGTCTAATGTAattaatagttatttttgtgATTATGCCCCAATCTGTGGACTAGCTTGTAATGATATTTCCATAAATATTTTGATGGGTAACATTTCCTATGGTCTCCTGATTTGCACACCACTCATATTGATCGTCATCTCATATTTCTGCATTTCTATGGCTCTGCTTAATATTGCTCATGGTGCTGATCGGATCAAGGCCATAAAGACCTGTACCTCACATCTTATATTGGTGGCAATGTTTTATCTCCCAATTTTATGCAATGTCGTTGCATCTGTAACAACACCTTTGCATCCAAATGTCCAGATAATTAACAACTCTCTGGCACAGACAATACCACCTATGCTGAATCCCATcatatacactctaaaaacagaGGAGGTCATGCAATCCATAAAAGAACTGTACAAACGCAGCAAAGTAAATTCAACCAAAGGAAGAAAAATGAAAGCAGTAggataa